A section of the Amblyomma americanum isolate KBUSLIRL-KWMA chromosome 2, ASM5285725v1, whole genome shotgun sequence genome encodes:
- the LOC144122069 gene encoding uncharacterized protein LOC144122069 isoform X2: protein MAEAALPKRKRGPKYCCVVGCHNSAENTKGLDAPAKLYRFPGKWYEKERLQAWINAVRRVSPDGTVWLPKEHTRICSRHFVGNCKSDISQHPAYIPTIFPPIYRKKAPDRERAQRWQRRLNQAISSRQLGAGSENPSRSTDDEATMHKPGTFITDCRHQDIHMMDLSDAPLEMSAAVASTISTSDSHPSMSASQTKASVAQGKLTILLSATDGTDASTQVVHTEMSDKVASTDGNWKKNCRFQGFQSLKEKEKALQDLWGVTLQVFCLLLNLLPPPMHWRNTMSNEDRLCLFLAKLRLGITYSALGVIFSVAPSTASTVFRKTLGILSIALKDWVFMPSRRAIKLSLPAPFKENYPNCTLIIDCTEIHTEAPSNPDCQHILYSHYKGGYTLKFLIGKIPNGMISFVSKVYGGRHTDSFITQDYGFLELFRPGD from the exons ATGGCAGAAGCGGCCCTACCTAAGCGGAAGCGGGGCCCGAAGTATTGCTGTGTTGTCGGCTGCCACAACAGTGCAGAAAACACCAAGGGACTTGATGCACCTGCAAAACTGTACCGATTTCCGGGGAAATGGTATGAAAAAGAAAGACTTCAAGCGTGGATCAACGCAGTGAGGAGGGTTAG CCCTGATGGAACTGTTTGGTTGCCTAAGGAGCACACAAGAATTTGCAGCAGACATTTTGTAGGCAACTGCAAGAGTGACATTAGCCAACATCCAGCCTACATCCCTACCATTTTCCCTCCGATCTACAGAAAAAAAGCACCTGACAGGGAAAGAGCGCAAAG gtggcaaaggCGTCTCAACCAGGCAATATCTTCTAGACAGCTCGGTGCAGGAAGTGAAAATCCATCACGAAGTACAGACGATGAAGCAACAATGCATAAACCAGGAACCTTCATTACAGACTGTCGACATCAGGACATTCACATGATGGATCTCAGTGATGCACCTCTGGAGATGAGCGCAGCTGTGGCTTCGACAATCAGCACAAGTGATTCGCATCCTTCAATGAGT gcATCCCAAACCAAAGCGAGTGTGGCTCAAGGAAAACTAACTATACTTCTTTCTGCGACAGATGGAACTGATGCATCTACTCAAGTTGTGCACACAGAAATGAGTGACAAG GTTGCAAGTACGGATGGCAACTGGAAGAAAAACTGTCGATTTCAAGGCTTTCAGTctctaaaggaaaaagaaaaagcactgcaaGATTTATGGGGAGTGACACTGCAAGTCTTCTGCCTCCTTTTGAACCTGCTGCCTCCTCCGATGCACTGGCGCAATACTATGTCAAATGAAGATAGGCTGTGCTTGTTTCTCGCCAAGCTACGTCTTGGGATAACATATAGTGCACTAGGAGTAATTTTCAGTGTCGCACCCTCAACAGCATCCACTGTCTTTAGGAAAACACTTGGTATTTTAAGCATTGCTCTGAAGGATTGGGTCTTCATGCCTTCCCGGAGAGCAATCAAACTTTCTTTGCCTGCaccatttaaagaaaactacccGAACTGCACCTTAATAATAGATTGTACCGAGATCCACACAGAAGCACCCTCAAACCCTGACTgtcaacatattttgtattcacatTACAAGGGAGGATACACGCTGAAATTCTTAATTGGTAAAATTCCTAATGGTATGATAAGCTTCGTATCAAAGGTTTATGGAGGGCGACATACTGACTCATTCATTACCCAAGACTATGGCTTTCTGGAGCTTTTTAGACCAGGCGATTAA
- the LOC144122069 gene encoding uncharacterized protein LOC144122069 isoform X1 has product MAEAALPKRKRGPKYCCVVGCHNSAENTKGLDAPAKLYRFPGKWYEKERLQAWINAVRRVSPDGTVWLPKEHTRICSRHFVGNCKSDISQHPAYIPTIFPPIYRKKAPDRERAQRWQRRLNQAISSRQLGAGSENPSRSTDDEATMHKPGTFITDCRHQDIHMMDLSDAPLEMSAAVASTISTSDSHPSMSVCGTGESHFIAKRDAASQTKASVAQGKLTILLSATDGTDASTQVVHTEMSDKVASTDGNWKKNCRFQGFQSLKEKEKALQDLWGVTLQVFCLLLNLLPPPMHWRNTMSNEDRLCLFLAKLRLGITYSALGVIFSVAPSTASTVFRKTLGILSIALKDWVFMPSRRAIKLSLPAPFKENYPNCTLIIDCTEIHTEAPSNPDCQHILYSHYKGGYTLKFLIGKIPNGMISFVSKVYGGRHTDSFITQDYGFLELFRPGD; this is encoded by the exons ATGGCAGAAGCGGCCCTACCTAAGCGGAAGCGGGGCCCGAAGTATTGCTGTGTTGTCGGCTGCCACAACAGTGCAGAAAACACCAAGGGACTTGATGCACCTGCAAAACTGTACCGATTTCCGGGGAAATGGTATGAAAAAGAAAGACTTCAAGCGTGGATCAACGCAGTGAGGAGGGTTAG CCCTGATGGAACTGTTTGGTTGCCTAAGGAGCACACAAGAATTTGCAGCAGACATTTTGTAGGCAACTGCAAGAGTGACATTAGCCAACATCCAGCCTACATCCCTACCATTTTCCCTCCGATCTACAGAAAAAAAGCACCTGACAGGGAAAGAGCGCAAAG gtggcaaaggCGTCTCAACCAGGCAATATCTTCTAGACAGCTCGGTGCAGGAAGTGAAAATCCATCACGAAGTACAGACGATGAAGCAACAATGCATAAACCAGGAACCTTCATTACAGACTGTCGACATCAGGACATTCACATGATGGATCTCAGTGATGCACCTCTGGAGATGAGCGCAGCTGTGGCTTCGACAATCAGCACAAGTGATTCGCATCCTTCAATGAGTGTGTGTGGCACAGGAGAAAGTCATTTCATTGCAAAGAGAGATGCT gcATCCCAAACCAAAGCGAGTGTGGCTCAAGGAAAACTAACTATACTTCTTTCTGCGACAGATGGAACTGATGCATCTACTCAAGTTGTGCACACAGAAATGAGTGACAAG GTTGCAAGTACGGATGGCAACTGGAAGAAAAACTGTCGATTTCAAGGCTTTCAGTctctaaaggaaaaagaaaaagcactgcaaGATTTATGGGGAGTGACACTGCAAGTCTTCTGCCTCCTTTTGAACCTGCTGCCTCCTCCGATGCACTGGCGCAATACTATGTCAAATGAAGATAGGCTGTGCTTGTTTCTCGCCAAGCTACGTCTTGGGATAACATATAGTGCACTAGGAGTAATTTTCAGTGTCGCACCCTCAACAGCATCCACTGTCTTTAGGAAAACACTTGGTATTTTAAGCATTGCTCTGAAGGATTGGGTCTTCATGCCTTCCCGGAGAGCAATCAAACTTTCTTTGCCTGCaccatttaaagaaaactacccGAACTGCACCTTAATAATAGATTGTACCGAGATCCACACAGAAGCACCCTCAAACCCTGACTgtcaacatattttgtattcacatTACAAGGGAGGATACACGCTGAAATTCTTAATTGGTAAAATTCCTAATGGTATGATAAGCTTCGTATCAAAGGTTTATGGAGGGCGACATACTGACTCATTCATTACCCAAGACTATGGCTTTCTGGAGCTTTTTAGACCAGGCGATTAA
- the LOC144122069 gene encoding uncharacterized protein LOC144122069 isoform X3 yields the protein MAEAALPKRKRGPKYCCVVGCHNSAENTKGLDAPAKLYRFPGKWYEKERLQAWINAVRRVSPDGTVWLPKEHTRICSRHFVGNCKSDISQHPAYIPTIFPPIYRKKAPDRERAQRWQRRLNQAISSRQLGAGSENPSRSTDDEATMHKPGTFITDCRHQDIHMMDLSDAPLEMSAAVASTISTNGTDASTQVVHTEMSDKVASTDGNWKKNCRFQGFQSLKEKEKALQDLWGVTLQVFCLLLNLLPPPMHWRNTMSNEDRLCLFLAKLRLGITYSALGVIFSVAPSTASTVFRKTLGILSIALKDWVFMPSRRAIKLSLPAPFKENYPNCTLIIDCTEIHTEAPSNPDCQHILYSHYKGGYTLKFLIGKIPNGMISFVSKVYGGRHTDSFITQDYGFLELFRPGD from the exons ATGGCAGAAGCGGCCCTACCTAAGCGGAAGCGGGGCCCGAAGTATTGCTGTGTTGTCGGCTGCCACAACAGTGCAGAAAACACCAAGGGACTTGATGCACCTGCAAAACTGTACCGATTTCCGGGGAAATGGTATGAAAAAGAAAGACTTCAAGCGTGGATCAACGCAGTGAGGAGGGTTAG CCCTGATGGAACTGTTTGGTTGCCTAAGGAGCACACAAGAATTTGCAGCAGACATTTTGTAGGCAACTGCAAGAGTGACATTAGCCAACATCCAGCCTACATCCCTACCATTTTCCCTCCGATCTACAGAAAAAAAGCACCTGACAGGGAAAGAGCGCAAAG gtggcaaaggCGTCTCAACCAGGCAATATCTTCTAGACAGCTCGGTGCAGGAAGTGAAAATCCATCACGAAGTACAGACGATGAAGCAACAATGCATAAACCAGGAACCTTCATTACAGACTGTCGACATCAGGACATTCACATGATGGATCTCAGTGATGCACCTCTGGAGATGAGCGCAGCTGTGGCTTCGACAATCAGCACAA ATGGAACTGATGCATCTACTCAAGTTGTGCACACAGAAATGAGTGACAAG GTTGCAAGTACGGATGGCAACTGGAAGAAAAACTGTCGATTTCAAGGCTTTCAGTctctaaaggaaaaagaaaaagcactgcaaGATTTATGGGGAGTGACACTGCAAGTCTTCTGCCTCCTTTTGAACCTGCTGCCTCCTCCGATGCACTGGCGCAATACTATGTCAAATGAAGATAGGCTGTGCTTGTTTCTCGCCAAGCTACGTCTTGGGATAACATATAGTGCACTAGGAGTAATTTTCAGTGTCGCACCCTCAACAGCATCCACTGTCTTTAGGAAAACACTTGGTATTTTAAGCATTGCTCTGAAGGATTGGGTCTTCATGCCTTCCCGGAGAGCAATCAAACTTTCTTTGCCTGCaccatttaaagaaaactacccGAACTGCACCTTAATAATAGATTGTACCGAGATCCACACAGAAGCACCCTCAAACCCTGACTgtcaacatattttgtattcacatTACAAGGGAGGATACACGCTGAAATTCTTAATTGGTAAAATTCCTAATGGTATGATAAGCTTCGTATCAAAGGTTTATGGAGGGCGACATACTGACTCATTCATTACCCAAGACTATGGCTTTCTGGAGCTTTTTAGACCAGGCGATTAA
- the LOC144122069 gene encoding uncharacterized protein LOC144122069 isoform X5, producing MAEAALPKRKRGPKYCCVVGCHNSAENTKGLDAPAKLYRFPGKWYEKERLQAWINAVRRVSPDGTVWLPKEHTRICSRHFVGNCKSDISQHPAYIPTIFPPIYRKKAPDRERAQRWQRRLNQAISSRQLGAGSENPSRSTDDEATMHKPGTFITDCRHQDIHMMDLSDAPLEMSAAVASTISTSDSHPSMSMELMHLLKLCTQK from the exons ATGGCAGAAGCGGCCCTACCTAAGCGGAAGCGGGGCCCGAAGTATTGCTGTGTTGTCGGCTGCCACAACAGTGCAGAAAACACCAAGGGACTTGATGCACCTGCAAAACTGTACCGATTTCCGGGGAAATGGTATGAAAAAGAAAGACTTCAAGCGTGGATCAACGCAGTGAGGAGGGTTAG CCCTGATGGAACTGTTTGGTTGCCTAAGGAGCACACAAGAATTTGCAGCAGACATTTTGTAGGCAACTGCAAGAGTGACATTAGCCAACATCCAGCCTACATCCCTACCATTTTCCCTCCGATCTACAGAAAAAAAGCACCTGACAGGGAAAGAGCGCAAAG gtggcaaaggCGTCTCAACCAGGCAATATCTTCTAGACAGCTCGGTGCAGGAAGTGAAAATCCATCACGAAGTACAGACGATGAAGCAACAATGCATAAACCAGGAACCTTCATTACAGACTGTCGACATCAGGACATTCACATGATGGATCTCAGTGATGCACCTCTGGAGATGAGCGCAGCTGTGGCTTCGACAATCAGCACAAGTGATTCGCATCCTTCAATGAGT ATGGAACTGATGCATCTACTCAAGTTGTGCACACAGAAATGA
- the LOC144122069 gene encoding uncharacterized protein LOC144122069 isoform X4: protein MAEAALPKRKRGPKYCCVVGCHNSAENTKGLDAPAKLYRFPGKWYEKERLQAWINAVRRVSPDGTVWLPKEHTRICSRHFVGNCKSDISQHPAYIPTIFPPIYRKKAPDRERAQRWQRRLNQAISSRQLGAGSENPSRSTDDEATMHKPGTFITDCRHQDIHMMDLSDAPLEMSAAVASTISTSIPNQSECGSRKTNYTSFCDRWN, encoded by the exons ATGGCAGAAGCGGCCCTACCTAAGCGGAAGCGGGGCCCGAAGTATTGCTGTGTTGTCGGCTGCCACAACAGTGCAGAAAACACCAAGGGACTTGATGCACCTGCAAAACTGTACCGATTTCCGGGGAAATGGTATGAAAAAGAAAGACTTCAAGCGTGGATCAACGCAGTGAGGAGGGTTAG CCCTGATGGAACTGTTTGGTTGCCTAAGGAGCACACAAGAATTTGCAGCAGACATTTTGTAGGCAACTGCAAGAGTGACATTAGCCAACATCCAGCCTACATCCCTACCATTTTCCCTCCGATCTACAGAAAAAAAGCACCTGACAGGGAAAGAGCGCAAAG gtggcaaaggCGTCTCAACCAGGCAATATCTTCTAGACAGCTCGGTGCAGGAAGTGAAAATCCATCACGAAGTACAGACGATGAAGCAACAATGCATAAACCAGGAACCTTCATTACAGACTGTCGACATCAGGACATTCACATGATGGATCTCAGTGATGCACCTCTGGAGATGAGCGCAGCTGTGGCTTCGACAATCAGCACAA gcATCCCAAACCAAAGCGAGTGTGGCTCAAGGAAAACTAACTATACTTCTTTCTGCGACAGATGGAACTGA
- the LOC144122070 gene encoding uncharacterized protein LOC144122070: MIRETCFRHADFVVLYVGGNDLDRGDDPREIASHIKDLVLLLQENVASVVLVFKVLPRHFDEPRKAQFEDRRRRQLNRRLSATLKRLSGVHILNPEHRFLDVSGKPMLSLFAADRYHVARDRGIDQMSDYRRGPRQDLRTTDSVGFKGKTRRGVRRAPVSSVRSQRAQDGPLLGLLLTAPLQVAVEVLLQTALFRATSLFPGRSRASRFVPVFPLCRNRRQTSKSRGVS; the protein is encoded by the exons atgattcgagagacatgctttcggcacgccgattttgttgtcctatatgttggcggcaacgatctcgacagaggggatgacccgcgagaaatcgccagccacataaag gacctcgttttgctgctgcaggagaacgtggccagtgtcgtgctggtcttcaaagtcttgccacgccatttcgatgagccacgtaaggcgcaatttgaggaccgccggcgtcgccagctgaaccgccgtctgtcagccacgctgaagcgcttgtcgggcgtgcacattctcaaccccgag catcgtttcctggatgtttctggcaagccgatgctgtccttgtttgccgcagaccgatatcacgtggcgagagaccggggcatcgaccagatgtcagattatcgtcgcggccctcgtcaagatctacggaccacggatagcgtcggcttcaagggcaagaccaggagaggtgtacgtcgtgcaccggtgtcgtcggtgcggagccaaagggcacaagacggaccactgctgggcctactgctcaccgcgccgctgcaggtcgcggttgaagtgctcctgcaaacggccctttttagggccacctcattgtttcctggcagatcgcgagcgt